DNA from Chrysemys picta bellii isolate R12L10 chromosome 13, ASM1138683v2, whole genome shotgun sequence:
gtggtactttaaaaaaacaaagttcaTATCAAATGAACCAAAGTGTTAGCAATACACTGGTAGGACTCATTACAATTTcaatttatatagatatatatttttgtgATTCTGATTGGTAACTTGTATCACTTAAAAAAATTTAGATCAGTATTTGAGAGGAAGGATGAAGAAgaacaaaagaaaggaagaaaaaaaacttgaTTTGAAAGTTTGATTAAAAATGTGCTCCTCTGTAAATCTACAAAGCCGTTgcgtagttgctaataaaaaacaATAGGTCAGGAGGACAATGGGATAAGTAAAGAAAGACAATGAGAACCAGAGGTTTCAGCTTTACATTTTCTAGGTTAAATCTATTTACGTTGCCATATTGATTCACTTATGTTGCCTGGGTATGAGACTCAAATTCATTACAATACAGTCCTTTTCGTCATCTGGGACCAAGCCTCATTTTCCAAAATGGCCTCCATATTTGCACCCATTATTTTGTGCATACAAATCATAGAGATATCTTACTACCTGATATGCATATAAAAAATTGGCCTCGATCCagctgtcactgaagtcaatgccagaacttccatggacttcaatggtaacaggatcaggcccatttatTCATTCTATATCAGCTACTAGATATCAGGAATCTGGTATTTGCACTCACAAATGATTGCGAAGACAAAATTCTGTACTCTCAGAATTACATGCTTGCTCAGAATTTGCTAGGAGCCGCACACCCAGAGGAAAATATTGACTCAGGAATGTCAAATACCatcagctgtttaaaaaaaaattattagcaaATTCCAGGGCTTTGAAGGAAACAAAGTGTTCTTAAGCTTGTGTAAATCATTGTATTAATGGTGGATGCCTTCAGCTATGGAAACTGAGGAGCTGACCCTAAGCACAGTTACGTACACTTGTGAAACATAGCTGGTACCTGGAAACTCAGTAAGTCAGAATGACTGATCCCAGAACGGAGTTGGTGTGACTTAAATTATTCTTTCTCCTACCCTTTGACAGCTGACTATGTAAACAAGCTTGACCTAGTCCCTAGAGAAAATTATTCAGGAGAGAACTCTATTATGGCTCTGGTCCCCATTATGGCTATTGGGTTTATTGTTTAAATGGAAAGCACTAGTCcctcttccctctctcttttcagTTGTCCTTTTGTTATTGTTTCCTATTTTATTGTTGGCTTTGAGGGTTTAAGGGTTTTGTGGCTGGAAACCCAATTCACAGCATATATACTTCTAACCTATGTGATGGACTCATGACTATGTTCAGTGGAATGCACAGAGGGCATGATCCTGTATTCCTCATCCCGCTGaaagccctactgaagtcaacgggagcagcCAGGAATAGGATCTGTACAGTAAATCTTataacaaaactttatttttagaaCAGAGGATTAACatccaaaattatttaatttcatcACCATGTGCAAATAACAGCTATGCTTCTAGGAAGTTGCCTTGCCATGTTAAAACTCATTCATGGCAAATGCCACTTCAAGAGGGGCTGGCACGCTGCAATACAAAGTGCCCTGATCTGCAATGTTTGGAAGTCATACCATCTGCTTCTTCCCAGGGCCACAAAGCTCTCTCCCTGAGATGAGCATTCAATGGaaactgattcatagattctaggactggaagggacctcgagaggtcatcgaggccagtcccctgcccgcatggcaggaccaaatactgtctagaccatccctgatagacatttatctaacctactcttaaatatctccagagatggagattccacaacctccctaggcaatttattccaatgtttaaccaccttgacagttaggaactttttcctaatgtccaacctagacctcccttgctgcagtttaagcaaATTGcatcttgttctatccttagaggctaaggtgaacaagttttcttcctcctccttatgacacccttttagatacctgaaaactgctatcatatcccctctcagtcttctcttttccaaactaaacaaacccaattctttcagccttccttcataggtcatgttctcaagacctttaatcactcttgttgctcttctctggaccctctccaatttcttcacatctttcttgaaatgcggtgcccagaactggacacaatactccagctgaagcctaaccagagcagagtagaggggaagaatgacttctcgtgtcttgctcacaacacacctgttaatgcatcccagaatcatgtttgctttttttgcaacagcatcacactgttgactcatatttagcttgtggtccactataacccctagatccctttctgccgtactccttcctagacagtctcttcccattctgtatgtgtgaaactgatttttccttcatgGATGTGGACCTTGTGGTGTTTCCTGGGTCCTCTATCCCCATCCTGTTGCTTTTATCCTGTGAAACAATATGGCTCTTAACTTAACACATTGCCAGATTATGACTATATTTGAATGTAAGGGTCTGAGAACAAGTTCCTTCCATAATCCATAGTGTTGTGGTTGGGATTAAGGGACATCTCTGAGGTTGGCTCTGTAATAGTGGGAATGTCTTGTCTGTCCTGCTGCCCTGGCTGAActcagagtagaatttggccctcaatAGACAATTATGAGATGACCAGAAAATGCTATTTACATGCTCTTTGTGGTTCTCCGCCATGGTGTAACCTGCTGCAGATTCCTGGAGAAAGTAGAACTTCCAAGCAACAGTAAATTATGTGTGAGATAACAATATAATTTCCGTGTGCTGGGGATAGAGGAAAGTTATTGGATGGAATGAAATTATGCAAATGAAAGTGGACTATTAAGAAAAATCTCCTATTTGTGACTGTGAGGTCTATTAGACTATCACTAGAGAGGGGGTAGAAGCCCCATCACTGAGCCATTTAAAACTGAGTTGGGAACCACTGGTAAATACTGTTTATGGGAAATTTCCTAACAATTCCCACATGTCCGGCATTGTTTGCTGGTCCCTCAGGGCAGAGCCAGTCCGTTCAGTATTTCCTCGAGATTCTGAGAACATGTAAAATGTCTCCGCAGGATTCTAGAGTAAAAGACCATAGGAAACAATCCTGCACTAtaaagggggttggactagataacttaGGAGGTTTTTTCCATTTCCAATTCTTATGGTTCTGTTATAGGCAAAGGGCTATCACTCCCTTTACGGAAAAGTGCTGAAGAATTTACTAGAGAGAGGTTATCATCCTATATGTTTTCTGATCATTCTCTGACATTTAATAAAAAGTTATACACCCCTGGTATAGAATTGTGTACGATCGTCTAAACAAACCCCCAAAACTGTATCACTCCCTATCAGATCACAAATTCCATACACTTTGATTACATTTCTATAGAACCCCATTGGTTTCAATCCTATTAAATTCCAAAAGGTTTTTACTGCAGGGTCTATCCAGTAGAGTAAGGATAGGGTTTTCTGCCAGTGCCAATTTATCTTTTCAGTTGTTTTGCAAACTGGGATGAATCTGCAGCCATGAACTTAGAAAGAGCCAGGTTAGGATTTGTCTTTGGATAGCTAATGTAGTTAGACATTTTTGAGAAAAAGCAATGAGAAGTGGTCATTATCCATTATCTGCATGAAATATTTCAGAGAAAGAAACTGCTGTTGCCAAAATGAAAAGATGTTTGAGTTCAAGCCAGACAAGAAGGAAACAAGATCACCTTATAGCACTGTGAGATCTCTGTACTAATGATGTTATTTCAAGTGAAATTGGAATATATGTATGAAAAAGTACAGATGGTGTATGGGTTTTAGGTGGATTAACAACATTGTTCTGGACAATGATTCACTGTCCCTTTTCTtggcaaaaatttttttttccagtcttgGAAAGAAACATGTATATATTTTAAGAAATGTTTCTGTATGTGGAAAAAGAGAGCAAATTTGATTGAAAATAGTATTCTCTGGTAGAAAAATTAACAgtaaaaattcaatataatttaAATCTGGATATATGTTCAAACCCTACTGGTCCAAGTTCAGAGGTGATGTATAATGTGACCCAAGTTACATGTTAGTGAGTGGGTGTAAGGGACTTAAATTCAGCAGAATTAACTAAGTgtaaatttggcccagtgttGGCTGTACTATAAGGATCAAAGTTTCAAGATAGTTGTATGTGGGTTTTGGGGGCTACAACAATGCACGTTAATTTTTGCAGGTGCACTAACAGTGCCCATTTCTCTAATATTGGTCCTTTGTATGAGGCTAGCATCTACACTGAAAGTGGCTATTGGACACTACATGTGGAGTATATTTGTTGATTTTAAGGGCATCCGTTTGTAAATAGAGAAGGACAAACCTGTTTAAACGGACAGCCTTGCACAAATCTTCACCCAAAGGTCAAAGTAAACCCAAAccactttattttatttggagaatcaaaaagtgcatttttctttcttccctctttctccccccacccctcatcctTTTCATGGTTTTCACAAAGCCTCTGCACGTCCAGGGTCCAGCCAGAAGTGCAAGTGCCTAAATGACActagactgagggcttgtctaaatgGGAAAATGATTCTATTTTATCTATGCCAgtataactcccccatgtggacactctgttctggaataaaagtgtctttattctggaataattactcTGCTTTCAAAGAAATACTATCGatctaaaaaaccccaaaacaaacaaaacacagtgCTGTTTTCCACACCCCTTTTAGCCAGGCTGCTTTAGTTACTATAAATCCAACTGTATAGGATTcaaatggagaagaaaaaatTAGAGCAATAAAAGTTTAGAAATTTCTCACAATTACCTAAATCACCTTTTCTACCCATAACAATGTCATAATTTTTAAGATCCAATATCTTGGGATCTACCAGGACTAAAAGGAAATGCTACTTTTCCACTTGGGAAGCCCGGAGTCACCTCCATCCATAATTATAAAGTTTCTGTTTTTACTCTGCGCTGCAAGATAGTGGACTTTAACCTTGCACTAGTTCAGGATTGTATATTGCCCATTTACATCTTCGATGTGACTAATTTAACTTTGGTGCTGGTTTAATTATGGTGGAGTAATTTCACTGCTGGGAGGGAAGAAGGAATGTTTATCTAGCAGGCAGATAAAGGGCAGCTAGTTGAACTTCTCAGAAGTTTAGAATATTAGCATAAATCCACGGAAAAAAGAATAGTGGGAAGAGTGAAGGTGAAGTAAGCAACAGTTCCTGGTAAATACAGTTTATCACATGGTTCTTCAGTTTACTACATGTATATCaccactgtgtgtgtgagagtaaaataattgtgtgtgaaTGTGTTTAGTAGTGAAGTCCACTTAAGTAAATATGGGAGAAAGAGAATCAAAATATCTTTCTAAAACATCGTGACTGTTGCTTCTGTTAAataagcatttaaatgaattaatCTGCTTTGTATCAGTTTATGCAAAGCTTTATATATGGTGAAACCTTACTAAAATAATCATTGGTAGATGAATACATGCATTCATTATACACCCAGGCTGCCTGCATTCAAGAGGCCTTCACTATCTACACGAAATGCCCACAGCAAATGAAATCATTTAAGCAAAGGGAATGGTTTAAATGTATAATATTAAGCTGTGTTTTTAAAGCTGCCCAGAATCCTTAACCATTATTAAAAATGGACTTGACTGATGCTTTTGTGAATTTTTGATGGTGCCTTCTCATAAGTTACCATATTGTTTTCATTAGATTGTCTGTGTATTATgcagacaaagaaagaaagaaaaaggaaaaggaaaaaagaggaCTTCTCAGGACGAGTTATTCTTCTGTAAAGGTTATAGTAAACATGTCAAGGCCTAATTAAGCAGCAAATTTTATCTGTattgtggggggatgggaggtgcAGCTGTCTGGTAGTTTTGCTTCTCCTAGAAGGACAGATAATATTGTGAAAGAAAGAGTACAGTACTTACCTTCCAAAGAAAAAATtccttttttcatgaaaaatgggGTTAATGGTATTCAACTAGTTCATATAAAAAGGAGGAATCAACTCAACTCCAACCTGGAACTGTGAACTCAGTGGCTAAGTGTTTTTCTTCTGATTCCTTCATTCACGTccctctttatttttgttttgctcaTTACAATATGCATGGCACTGTGATACACATTGGCAGGAGTCCAATGTTGCTACCTAAACTATACAGTATCTCTGACACCAGAAGAACAATGTCAGCCCTGCTCATCAGTTCATGCTGGTTGTTTAACAAGGTTACTATTCATGATGTGTAGTAGCGCTCACCTCCCTGCACACATTCATAAGGGAGGTCATGACGAACATCATCTAGTTACTAGAGGACAGGGCTAGGAGTTGAAACACCTGGATTCGAATCCCAGATCTGCGTTTGACTTGCTGCTTGTCCCTGAACAAATCAGTTAACCTGccggtgcctcagtttacccatctgcaaaTGGGGTAATAATATATTCTGTTCCTCACAGAGACATTGAGAGgcttatttatttaatgtttgaCAAGCATTTTGTAATCCTTAGTTGAAGGCACCCATTCACATGCACAGTATTATCATTATGATATGTAGTATTGTTGTTTTATCACATTATACATGGCACACCTTCATTCATTCATAGTTACTGCTGTTATCTTTACCGCCGTTTGAGAAGCTCTCTAGTATCACATCCCCACGCAACAATGAGCCAAAGAGAGCTAGAAGAATGATGTAATCAGTATTCTTCCTAGAATTTAGCGAATAATTTGCAACAAAGAATGTATGCAATGAATTTAGCCTCTTTTTCAATTCATGGACTATCCATGAGTAGATCAGAGCTTCTTCTAACTTACTTGTAATTCAGGTTTATTCAGCAAactgttttttaatatttttcctctATGGATTGATTGCAAACATTTCTTTGTTACTGTAAGATATTCAGTGTGTGATTCTGAATCTCAGCTGTGTTGTTCAACTTTGATTGGTAGAGCGGGTTGAAACATTGAATTAAATTGAAATTTCTGAAAAATAGTTTACAGAAAGTTTTGTCTatatttttgtcaacattttgaaTCTTTCCGaattttctgactagctctatTGATTGATCAAAGTGGCATCATTTATGCAGTAATGCCAGTGTCAGTTGTTCAGAAGTCATGGGTAGGGCCCCCTAAagccatgagattggcttaaaagtcatgggattttaaatatataataaatattggctcttttcatttgcctttcggtttttgagcctttaagaatcatgtttttcaaacttttctcaaCCACCACGAGGGCTAAATCCTTTTTTTTAACTACAGCTTTGATTATTACATAATCACATGATTCCATGAGTTGGTCACTAagagaaacaccaaatatcacgagGCTCACAGTGAAATCATTCCAGTTGGCAACATTGTTTGTGTTTCCTGATTGAATGAGCAGAGGAGTGTGTTATGCATGAAGGCTTGTGCCTATGAATGTAAAGATTGGTTTTCTTGAACGTTTGTATCAGTAAAAGTTGATTGTTTGAATTTCCAGTTACAGGGTAAACAACAGGGGTATAAGTACTGCCAAAGcagattaattaaaaatgtagGGTGGCTATTAATAGGAAAATGTTTGTAGTACTCCTTTCCTCCTAGATTCTCTCCCCATTGAGtccaaggatgaaatcctggcattGTtgagtcaaggggagttttgccattgatttcagtggggccagagtTTCTCCCtaagcctgattctcctttccctTGCATCAATTTCATACCAGTttagctccatttacttcagcgGAATTAGTCCTGATTTAGTGCCACAAGAAAAAATAACTGAATtccttaattaattttaaaatttgtagCTCTACCAATATCAAGTTTCTCTTATTAATTAAAATAGTTCATTTGTCAAATAAAACCACTCTGGACTTGCATTAGTTTTTTAGTTTTATAGTTAATATCAGTCTATGTCAGCCATATCCTAGAATACCCTTCCATAGcttacttaggccttggctacaccgGCGCTGTACAGCGcagcaacttgctgcgctcaggggtgtgaaaacgccctcccccccccctgagcgcagcgagtgcagcgctgtaaagcgccagtgtaatcagagcctgcagcgctgcaagctactcccctcggagaggtgaaTTACATAAAGCGGTGCGACTACACTCgcacttcacagcactgccgcggcagcgctgccgcagcagcactgggaagtcccgagtgtagccaaggccttaggcttCTGCCCTAGAATATTTCTTTTATCAAACGATAATTTGCTTTGATGGAATACAGTGCATTTACAAACAGGTTTCAGTTGAACCTATTAATTGTTTCAAGTGTAATAGTTTGAAATATCAGTTATTTGCGCACATTCTGAAATGCTTTTTTAAGGTGATCAAATGGCAAAAGATTTCTGTTCCTAGATAATTCTATCAACCAGGAAGATTGGAGAAGTTACTTTTCTTCTATTCCTtgccaattctctctctctctctctctctctccttttccttggGTCTAATAACAAATTCATAGAATTGAGACTTTTCATATGAACTTAAAGTTCTCACATATGAATTTTCCAAATGCCCCGTTACAGGACAGTTAGAATTATACTCCCACGACAGGAAAATTATTAACTCAGAATCTCTGGCAGTTATAAAGAATTACGATCATCTAATAAATAGCAGCAAGCTCTACAAAAAGACATCATTTGACTTTTTTCACTTCCAGGACTAACAGACAATAAAGTTGTAGATTAAAATGAAGTCCAGTAGCAAAAGCACATAGCGCAACTAGAGAAATCAAACTGCAGTGTTATTAACATGTTATTTCATATATTGATGTTACATTTCAGGTTACGTCCAAGAGGAAGACataaaggaggaggaagaggacgatGATGACAGTAATTCAACAGCTCAACTTCAGGGCAGCAATGATACTGGCACGGATGAAGAACATGAAGTGGGTCCTGAGCAGAAAGGAAGCTTTAGCTACCAGAATTCTCCAGTAAGTCATGTATCTAATCAGGATGCGGAAAATGAGTCCCTGTTAAGTGATGCTAGTGACCAGGTGGCAGATACTAAAAGCATTTGCTCTAGAGAGGTGCAGGATCTGAAAACCAATGCCCGCCCCAAATCTCAGAATGAAGCACATGATTGCATGGATAAAATGACAGCAGTCTATGCTAACATACTGTCAGACTCTTATTGGACGGGCTTAGGACTGGGTCTCAAGTTGTCTAACTCTGAGAGAAGGGGCTGTGACAACAGAAATGGAGGTAACAAAAGTGACTTTGATTGGCACCAAGATGCATTGTCAAAAAGCTTACAACAGAGTTTACCTTCCAGACCAGTCTCCAAACCAAATCTTTTCAGTTCAGTCCAGCTGTACAGACAAAGCAGCAAAATGTGCGGAACTGTATTCACGGGTGCTAGCAGGTTTAGGTGCAGGCAATGCAGTGCTGCCTATGACACTTTGGTAGAGCTAACAGTCCACATGAATGAAACTGGTCATTACCAAGATGATAACCGTAAAAAGGACAAGCACAGACCTACTAGCTACTCAAAGCCCCGGAAAAGGGCCTTTCAGGACATGGACAAGGAAGATGCACAAAAAGTTCTAAAGTGCATGTTCTGCGGTGACTCTTTTGATTCCCTTCAAGATCTGAGCGTTCatatgataaaaacaaaacattaccaAAAAGTGCCTTTGAAGGAGCCGGTACCTACCATTTCTTCAAAAATGGTCACTCCAGCAAAGAAACGTGTGTTTGATGTTAACAGACCTTGTTCCCCAGATTCCACAACAGGATCTTTTGCAGATACCTTTTCGCCTCAGAAGAATGCAAACCTGCAGTTGTCATCTAACAACCGCTATGGCTACCAAAATGGAGCCAGCTACACATGGCAGTTTGAGGCCTGTAAATCCCAGATTTTGAAGTGTATGGAATGTGGAAGTTCACATGACACCTTGCAACAACTCACCACTCATATGATGGTCACTGGTCACTTCTTGAAAGTCACAAGTTCAGcttcaaagaaaggaaaacaaCTAGTACTAGATCCCTTGGCTGTGGAGAAAATGCAGTCGCTGTCTGAGGCACCAGCCAATGACACCCAGGTTTCAAAACAATCCAGCAATGCATCTTCAGATGGCATAACTCCTGCATTGGAGCTAAAGAAAGAGAGTAAAAAAGATAAACCTGATGATACAAACAAAGATGAGAAAGTGGTAAAAACTGAAGAGTATGAAGATACGCTTCAGAAACCATTGGATCCTACAATGAAATACCAGTATCTTAGGGAGGAAGATTTAGAAGATGGTTCAAAAGGTGGTGGTGATATTTTAAAGTCTTTGGAAAACACTGTCACCACAGCCATCAATAAAGCTCAAAATGGAGCTCCTAGCTGGAGTGCATATCCTAGTATCCATGCAGCCTATCAGCTCTCAGAAGGAGCAAAGCCTTCCTTACCAGTGGGTTCCCAAGTACTGCAAATCAGGCCCACAATTACCAATAAATTGAGACCCATTGCTCCAAAGTGGAAAGTTATGCCTCTGGTTCCCAGCTCAGCAAATGTGGCCCAGAGCACTCGAGTGAAGAAGGAAACTGATGACAAAGA
Protein-coding regions in this window:
- the TSHZ2 gene encoding teashirt homolog 2 isoform X1; translation: MPRRKQQAPKRAAGYVQEEDIKEEEEDDDDSNSTAQLQGSNDTGTDEEHEVGPEQKGSFSYQNSPVSHVSNQDAENESLLSDASDQVADTKSICSREVQDLKTNARPKSQNEAHDCMDKMTAVYANILSDSYWTGLGLGLKLSNSERRGCDNRNGGNKSDFDWHQDALSKSLQQSLPSRPVSKPNLFSSVQLYRQSSKMCGTVFTGASRFRCRQCSAAYDTLVELTVHMNETGHYQDDNRKKDKHRPTSYSKPRKRAFQDMDKEDAQKVLKCMFCGDSFDSLQDLSVHMIKTKHYQKVPLKEPVPTISSKMVTPAKKRVFDVNRPCSPDSTTGSFADTFSPQKNANLQLSSNNRYGYQNGASYTWQFEACKSQILKCMECGSSHDTLQQLTTHMMVTGHFLKVTSSASKKGKQLVLDPLAVEKMQSLSEAPANDTQVSKQSSNASSDGITPALELKKESKKDKPDDTNKDEKVVKTEEYEDTLQKPLDPTMKYQYLREEDLEDGSKGGGDILKSLENTVTTAINKAQNGAPSWSAYPSIHAAYQLSEGAKPSLPVGSQVLQIRPTITNKLRPIAPKWKVMPLVPSSANVAQSTRVKKETDDKEVIQKDYTKEGIQAEAAPLCQNEGGSLPKSEAPVEPKKTEACPLKEEDKPKEDGEKGKTKPKESIVASLSNGCVATNHSSDLPCVNPLSALQSVLNNHLGKATEPLRPQSNSSPSSSTISMFHKPNLNMLEKPVLSPAPTPPKPASISRRYLFENNDQPIDLTKSKSKKAESAQAQSCTSPPQKHALSDIADMVKVLPKATTPKPAVSSRIPSMKLEMDVRRFEDVSTEVSTLHKRKGRQSNWNPQHLLILQAQFASSLFQTSEGKYLLSDLGPQERMQISKFTGLSMTTISHWLANVKYQLRKTGGTKFLKNMDKGHPIFYCSDCASQFRTPSTYISHLESHLGFHMKDMNRLAVEQQTKVEQEISRVSVQRSPETITGEEDTDSKFKCKLCCRTFASKHAVKLHLSKTHSKSPEHHSQFVAEVDEE
- the TSHZ2 gene encoding teashirt homolog 2 isoform X2, which encodes MPRRKQQAPKRAAGYVQEEDIKEEEEDDDDSNSTAQLQGSNDTGTDEEHEVGPEQKGSFSYQNSPVSHVSNQDAENESLLSDASDQVADTKSICSREVQDLKTNARPKSQNEAHDCMDKMTAVYANILSDSYWTGLGLGLKLSNSERRGCDNRNGGNKSDFDWHQDALSKSLQQSLPSRPVSKPNLFSSVQLYRQSSKMCGTVFTGASRFRCRQCSAAYDTLVELTVHMNETGHYQDDNRKKDKHRPTSYSKPRKRAFQDMDKEDAQKVLKCMFCGDSFDSLQDLSVHMIKTKHYQKVPLKEPVPTISSKMVTPAKKRVFDVNRPCSPDSTTGSFADTFSPQKNANLQLSSNNRYGYQNGASYTWQFEACKSQILKCMECGSSHDTLQQLTTHMMVTGHFLKVTSSASKKGKQLVLDPLAVEKMQSLSEAPANDTQVSKQSSNASSDGITPALELKKESKKDKPDDTNKDEKVVKTEEYEDTLQKPLDPTMKYQYLREEDLEDGSKGGGDILKSLENTVTTAINKAQNGAPSWSAYPSIHAAYQLSEGAKPSLPVGSQVLQIRPTITNKLRPIAPKWKVMPLVPSSANVAQSTRVKKETDDKEVIQKDYTKEGIQAEAAPLCQNEGGSLPKSEAPVEPKKTEACPLKEEDKPKEDGEKGKTKPKESIVASLSNGCVATNHSSDLPCVNPLSALQSVLNNHLGKATEPLRPQSNSSPSSSTISMFHKPNLNMLEKPVLSPAPTPPKPASISRRYLFENNDQPIDLTKSKSKKAESAQAQSCTSPPQKHALSDIADMVKVLPKATTPKPAVSSRIPSMKLEMDVRRFEDVSTEVSTLHKRKGRQSNWNPQHLLILQAQFASSLFQTSEGKYLLSDLGPQERMQISKFTGLSMTTISHWLANVKYQLRKTGGTKFLKNMDKGHPIFYCSDCASQFRTPSTYISHLESHLGFHMKDMNRLAVEQQTKVEQEISRVSVQRSPETITGEEDTDSKFK
- the TSHZ2 gene encoding teashirt homolog 2 isoform X3, which encodes MDKMTAVYANILSDSYWTGLGLGLKLSNSERRGCDNRNGGNKSDFDWHQDALSKSLQQSLPSRPVSKPNLFSSVQLYRQSSKMCGTVFTGASRFRCRQCSAAYDTLVELTVHMNETGHYQDDNRKKDKHRPTSYSKPRKRAFQDMDKEDAQKVLKCMFCGDSFDSLQDLSVHMIKTKHYQKVPLKEPVPTISSKMVTPAKKRVFDVNRPCSPDSTTGSFADTFSPQKNANLQLSSNNRYGYQNGASYTWQFEACKSQILKCMECGSSHDTLQQLTTHMMVTGHFLKVTSSASKKGKQLVLDPLAVEKMQSLSEAPANDTQVSKQSSNASSDGITPALELKKESKKDKPDDTNKDEKVVKTEEYEDTLQKPLDPTMKYQYLREEDLEDGSKGGGDILKSLENTVTTAINKAQNGAPSWSAYPSIHAAYQLSEGAKPSLPVGSQVLQIRPTITNKLRPIAPKWKVMPLVPSSANVAQSTRVKKETDDKEVIQKDYTKEGIQAEAAPLCQNEGGSLPKSEAPVEPKKTEACPLKEEDKPKEDGEKGKTKPKESIVASLSNGCVATNHSSDLPCVNPLSALQSVLNNHLGKATEPLRPQSNSSPSSSTISMFHKPNLNMLEKPVLSPAPTPPKPASISRRYLFENNDQPIDLTKSKSKKAESAQAQSCTSPPQKHALSDIADMVKVLPKATTPKPAVSSRIPSMKLEMDVRRFEDVSTEVSTLHKRKGRQSNWNPQHLLILQAQFASSLFQTSEGKYLLSDLGPQERMQISKFTGLSMTTISHWLANVKYQLRKTGGTKFLKNMDKGHPIFYCSDCASQFRTPSTYISHLESHLGFHMKDMNRLAVEQQTKVEQEISRVSVQRSPETITGEEDTDSKFKCKLCCRTFASKHAVKLHLSKTHSKSPEHHSQFVAEVDEE